Proteins encoded by one window of Candidatus Ozemobacteraceae bacterium:
- a CDS encoding glycosyltransferase 87 family protein: MDHHSTVQAIAEPGSEAAARLLRSASRIVIPLLVIFVWVLRMPAAEDDFRIFRQAGVDLTATGNPYHSTPGPEAAGKLSREAAAETKVFLYPPFAAYLFRPFGFLTPEHARDLWFFVNLGLLVVSFLAAWHALAPPTWEGWKIPAFVLFFLSPPVLMTFNLGQVSLLLSALILPAWRLSSTFPAAAGLLLAVATHIKLFPAILCLAFIRTAPRTIPWTAAWIVIVAAIVTFAGGASQWSAFFQTTLASSFYPVTGEFNISLNGFFRRLLSENPHVRAIADAPQAATVLTTAAALVVSAACLRLSIGAPRRGTTQDRSSAAGVSDADPLVFSAWLVGMLLLSPLNGFYNHTLLLFPALAVLGRLSQAGTLRSCFILPGVAFLLACWWPPGWAEKYVSLNIWLREGWRGLFLTPSFYGLVLFLRVVTKLATDTDHRP, from the coding sequence ATGGATCACCACAGCACCGTACAGGCCATTGCGGAGCCAGGTTCCGAGGCCGCCGCACGGCTGCTCCGCTCTGCCTCGCGGATCGTCATTCCGCTGCTGGTCATCTTCGTCTGGGTTCTTCGGATGCCCGCCGCGGAAGACGATTTTCGCATTTTCAGGCAGGCCGGAGTCGACCTGACGGCAACCGGCAACCCGTATCACTCGACCCCCGGCCCGGAGGCGGCCGGGAAGCTCAGCCGGGAAGCGGCCGCCGAGACGAAGGTTTTTCTGTATCCGCCTTTTGCAGCGTATCTTTTCAGGCCGTTCGGATTCCTGACGCCGGAACACGCGCGGGATCTCTGGTTTTTCGTGAATCTCGGCCTGCTCGTCGTTTCGTTTCTCGCTGCCTGGCATGCCCTGGCCCCGCCCACGTGGGAAGGGTGGAAAATCCCGGCTTTCGTCCTGTTTTTTCTCTCGCCTCCGGTGCTGATGACGTTCAACCTGGGCCAGGTCAGTCTCCTGCTTTCCGCGCTGATCCTGCCGGCCTGGCGCCTTTCGTCGACGTTTCCCGCCGCGGCCGGCCTACTGCTGGCCGTCGCCACGCACATCAAGCTGTTCCCCGCCATTCTCTGCCTCGCATTCATCCGCACGGCGCCCCGCACGATCCCCTGGACGGCCGCCTGGATCGTCATCGTTGCGGCGATCGTGACGTTTGCGGGTGGGGCCAGTCAGTGGTCGGCGTTCTTCCAGACCACCCTCGCCTCATCGTTTTACCCCGTCACAGGAGAATTCAACATTTCCCTGAATGGCTTTTTCCGCCGTCTGCTCTCGGAAAATCCCCACGTGCGGGCGATCGCCGACGCGCCGCAGGCGGCCACGGTGCTGACCACCGCCGCCGCACTGGTCGTTTCCGCCGCATGCCTCCGGCTGTCGATCGGAGCCCCCCGGCGCGGAACCACTCAGGATCGGTCGTCGGCTGCAGGCGTATCGGACGCCGACCCGCTCGTTTTTTCCGCCTGGCTCGTCGGCATGCTCCTGCTTTCGCCGCTGAACGGCTTCTACAACCACACACTCCTGCTGTTCCCCGCCCTTGCCGTCCTGGGCCGGCTGTCGCAGGCCGGCACGCTTCGGTCTTGTTTCATTCTGCCGGGCGTCGCGTTTCTGCTCGCATGCTGGTGGCCCCCGGGATGGGCGGAAAAATATGTATCATTGAATATATGGCTTCGTGAAGGATGGCGCGGGCTGTTCCTGACCCCATCGTTTTACGGGCTGGTCCTGTTTCTGCGTGTCGTGACGAAACTCGCCACGGACACGGATCACCGGCCGTAG
- a CDS encoding peptide chain release factor 3, with translation MNEKHLGEIAKRRTFGIISHPDAGKTTLTEKLLLFGGAIQMAGAVKSRKAAKFATSDWMAIERERGISVTTSVMKFHYRDFEINLLDTPGHQDFSEDTFRVLTAVDSALMVIDSAKGVETQTKKLMEVCRMRNTPIITFINKLDREGRTPLELLQDIENTLQIECTPLSWPIGMGRDFRGVYNLYKKQIQLFRAGGETKPQDTILIEDLGDPKLDELLGDQANDLRTDIELLEGAANPFDFEHYRRGNQTPVFFGSALNNFGVKELLDAVVELAPQPQPRAAVTRIVDPAEQGFSGFVFKIQANMDPAHRDRIAFLRICSGRFTRGMKVMHHRLGKEIVIKDATIFMAQDRTNVEEAYPGDIIGIHNHGTIKIGDTFTEKEVLKFTGIPNFAPELFKQVRLKNPLRAKQLQKGLLQLSEEGAVQVFRPILNSSDYVLGAVGALQFDVTMARLRDEYGVDAVYDPVDYATARWLVCDDKTVLDEFERKHRSRMALDSEGHLTYLAADVWRLGKLIDDWPGIKFQTFREHC, from the coding sequence GTGAACGAGAAACACCTGGGCGAAATTGCAAAAAGACGCACGTTCGGCATCATCAGCCATCCCGACGCCGGCAAGACGACGCTGACGGAAAAGCTGCTGCTGTTCGGCGGCGCCATCCAGATGGCCGGCGCGGTCAAGTCGCGCAAGGCCGCGAAATTCGCGACCTCCGACTGGATGGCGATTGAGCGCGAGCGTGGCATCTCGGTCACGACCTCGGTCATGAAGTTCCATTACCGCGACTTCGAGATCAACCTGCTCGATACCCCCGGCCACCAGGATTTCTCGGAAGACACGTTCCGCGTGCTGACCGCCGTCGACAGCGCCCTGATGGTGATCGACAGCGCGAAGGGCGTCGAGACGCAGACGAAGAAGCTGATGGAAGTCTGCCGCATGCGCAACACGCCCATCATCACCTTCATCAACAAGCTCGACCGCGAAGGCCGCACGCCGCTCGAGCTCCTCCAAGACATCGAAAACACCCTGCAGATCGAATGCACGCCCCTCTCGTGGCCGATTGGCATGGGGCGAGACTTCAGGGGGGTCTACAACCTGTACAAGAAACAGATCCAGTTGTTCCGCGCCGGCGGCGAAACGAAGCCGCAGGATACGATCCTCATCGAGGATCTCGGCGATCCCAAGCTCGACGAACTGCTCGGCGACCAGGCGAACGACCTGCGCACCGACATCGAACTGCTGGAAGGGGCCGCGAATCCCTTCGACTTCGAACATTACCGGCGCGGCAACCAGACTCCCGTCTTCTTCGGAAGCGCTCTGAACAACTTCGGCGTGAAGGAACTGCTCGACGCCGTCGTCGAACTCGCCCCCCAGCCCCAGCCTCGCGCCGCCGTAACCCGCATCGTCGATCCGGCAGAGCAGGGCTTCTCCGGCTTCGTGTTCAAGATCCAGGCGAACATGGATCCGGCGCATCGCGACCGTATCGCGTTCCTGCGCATCTGTTCGGGCCGTTTCACGCGCGGCATGAAGGTCATGCACCATCGCCTCGGCAAGGAGATCGTCATCAAGGATGCGACGATTTTCATGGCTCAGGATCGAACCAACGTCGAAGAGGCGTATCCCGGCGACATCATCGGCATCCACAACCACGGTACGATCAAGATCGGCGACACGTTCACCGAGAAAGAGGTTCTCAAGTTCACGGGCATTCCGAACTTCGCCCCCGAACTGTTCAAACAGGTGCGGCTGAAAAACCCCCTCCGGGCGAAACAGCTTCAGAAGGGCCTACTGCAGCTTTCCGAGGAAGGCGCCGTCCAGGTGTTCCGACCGATCCTCAACAGCAGCGACTACGTCCTTGGTGCCGTCGGAGCCCTGCAATTCGACGTCACGATGGCCCGCCTGCGCGACGAATACGGCGTTGACGCCGTCTACGACCCGGTCGATTACGCCACGGCCCGCTGGCTCGTTTGCGACGACAAGACCGTGCTCGACGAGTTCGAGCGCAAGCACCGCTCCCGGATGGCCCTCGATTCGGAAGGGCATCTCACGTATCTCGCCGCCGATGTCTGGCGCCTGGGCAAGCTCATCGACGACTGGCCGGGAATCAAGTTCCAGACGTTCCGCGAACACTGCTGA
- a CDS encoding alpha/beta fold hydrolase: MSPTGHASPPVHWAARTLKLGTTTIPLLIARRAVSESDCGISRVVIVAHGLGVDKEVQRPELERLARAGFIAVCPDAPHHGERRDGLLERLDASTGTERHERFIGMVSEAASELPLLIDHFRHSLGGRVAVAGISMGGFTTFASFLHDPRPDVAILFLASPDWRTPDQRLAGLPPKGPVCNPDRFFPVPLMAVTAGCDTVVPPDETVSFMETLRPLYAAAPGSLLHAGYPSSGHMMRENDWDDAWERAILFLNEHL; this comes from the coding sequence ATGTCACCGACAGGCCACGCCTCGCCCCCGGTTCATTGGGCAGCCCGAACCCTCAAACTCGGCACGACAACGATTCCTCTGCTGATCGCAAGAAGAGCCGTTTCCGAATCGGATTGCGGCATTTCCCGGGTCGTGATCGTCGCGCACGGGCTCGGCGTCGACAAGGAGGTGCAGCGCCCCGAACTCGAGCGCCTGGCCAGGGCCGGGTTCATCGCGGTATGCCCCGACGCCCCTCACCACGGTGAGCGTCGGGACGGTCTTCTCGAACGACTCGACGCATCGACCGGCACGGAGCGGCATGAGCGGTTCATCGGCATGGTATCCGAAGCGGCATCGGAACTTCCTCTGCTGATCGACCACTTCAGGCACAGCCTGGGGGGAAGAGTCGCCGTGGCGGGGATCTCGATGGGAGGATTCACCACGTTCGCCTCGTTTCTGCACGACCCGCGGCCGGATGTCGCCATCCTCTTCCTTGCATCCCCGGACTGGCGCACCCCGGACCAGCGCCTGGCGGGACTCCCGCCGAAAGGGCCGGTCTGCAACCCCGACAGGTTTTTCCCGGTTCCCCTCATGGCCGTTACCGCGGGGTGCGACACGGTGGTGCCGCCTGATGAGACCGTCTCGTTCATGGAAACGCTCCGCCCGCTGTATGCCGCCGCCCCGGGCTCCCTCCTCCACGCCGGCTATCCGTCCTCGGGGCACATGATGCGCGAGAACGACTGGGACGATGCCTGGGAACGGGCGATTCTCTTCCTGAACGAGCACCTCTGA
- a CDS encoding MFS transporter produces MGLHDGHESIASGISGAASLFPALGSANYRAYFITNGFSLIGTWMQRLAVSWLVYRISLSPTMLGAADFVSQFSAFLLMPVSGVILDGRELRRSIWITQIAALVQATILAGLTLSGMINLPVLFAMCAVLGAINAFDMPGRHALVPQLVERREHLANAIALNSSAFNAARLVGPSLAGLAVAAWGEGICFALNALTFLPIVWVLPRMTLPQSSIRQGKKPFLNELRAGMSYAWRHEGIRSILILISIFSFTAMPFAVLLPVVAKDVLGGGAETLGFLLGALGLGSLAGALHLAMRQNAEGLATYVPVAFTCCGLSLVAFTWMSSLWPAMILLVISGYWMTSGWASANTLLQMQTDDDKRSRIMSLYMMAFMGMSPLGSLIQGAIAHQAGVAATLSGGGVLCILSSLAFMRKSGYFGSRRQRRSSGS; encoded by the coding sequence ATGGGATTGCACGACGGCCATGAATCCATCGCATCCGGCATATCCGGCGCAGCGAGCCTGTTCCCGGCCCTGGGATCGGCGAATTATCGTGCTTACTTTATAACCAACGGCTTCTCGCTGATCGGCACCTGGATGCAGCGGCTCGCCGTCAGCTGGCTCGTCTACCGGATAAGTCTCTCCCCGACGATGCTGGGGGCGGCGGATTTCGTGAGCCAGTTCTCGGCATTTCTCCTGATGCCGGTGTCCGGCGTGATCCTCGACGGTCGCGAATTGCGGCGCAGTATCTGGATCACCCAGATCGCGGCCCTGGTCCAGGCGACGATTCTCGCCGGCCTTACGCTCTCGGGCATGATCAATCTTCCGGTGCTCTTCGCCATGTGCGCGGTACTCGGCGCCATCAACGCCTTCGACATGCCCGGCAGGCATGCGCTCGTTCCGCAACTGGTCGAACGCCGCGAGCATCTCGCCAACGCGATCGCGCTCAACTCCTCCGCTTTCAACGCGGCCCGGCTCGTCGGGCCTTCTCTCGCGGGGCTGGCGGTTGCCGCCTGGGGAGAGGGAATCTGTTTCGCGCTGAACGCGCTGACGTTTCTGCCCATTGTTTGGGTATTGCCGCGGATGACCTTGCCGCAGAGTTCGATACGTCAGGGAAAAAAGCCTTTCCTGAACGAGCTGCGGGCCGGAATGTCCTACGCATGGCGGCATGAAGGGATCCGATCGATCCTGATTCTGATTTCCATCTTCAGTTTCACGGCGATGCCTTTTGCCGTGCTGCTGCCGGTCGTGGCGAAGGACGTCCTCGGCGGCGGGGCCGAAACGTTGGGCTTCCTGTTGGGGGCGCTCGGCCTCGGTTCCCTGGCCGGAGCGCTTCACCTCGCCATGCGGCAGAATGCGGAAGGGCTTGCGACGTATGTGCCGGTTGCGTTCACCTGCTGCGGCCTGTCGTTAGTGGCGTTCACGTGGATGTCGAGTCTGTGGCCGGCGATGATCCTCCTCGTGATTTCCGGATACTGGATGACGAGCGGCTGGGCGAGTGCCAACACACTTCTGCAGATGCAGACGGACGACGACAAACGCAGCCGGATCATGAGCCTCTATATGATGGCCTTCATGGGGATGTCGCCGTTGGGCAGTCTCATCCAGGGGGCGATAGCCCATCAGGCCGGCGTGGCCGCGACGTTGAGCGGCGGCGGAGTGCTTTGCATTCTTTCTTCCCTGGCGTTCATGCGCAAAAGCGGCTATTTCGGTTCCCGTCGCCAACGCCGTTCCTCCGGCTCGTGA
- a CDS encoding alpha-amylase family glycosyl hydrolase produces the protein MSVPAWLSGAVFYQIVPDRFRRAESSGESPHTLLKWDAKPASSKAGSQEFFGGNLRGITEKLDHIRELGANAILLTPINAAPSYHRYDTTDYKSIDPLLGDWKDLEELTAAVHARGMKIIFDVALNHVSKKHPWFVRAEADAQAPERGYFRFNGDGTYLCWWGHAGLPELQLNDRRLVQELITGDDSVLSFWLRKGFDGVRLDCANDLSLQTCALISYTLKSRFPEAAVIGEVANYSVPWLKALDATQSYFFTNTVKALYHRSITPAQFQHNLRLAYGTGAFHQFQMLSSHDIPRAHTEFAADPAFHRAALRLQFTLPGIPLVYYGEEFGLKGGRDPQNRATIPWERQEAAMAAPFTQEMRQLARLRATSPELQRGLWEPLCVDGVPDLTAFFRADPAAPDRLTVVAWNLASEARTVTLTIPWGWLFSELVLEEVFTKRRAVSNAGMVPCPLEPHECSIWQLRTDVKPNYSFFKRWKPS, from the coding sequence ATGAGCGTGCCGGCGTGGCTGAGCGGGGCGGTGTTTTACCAGATCGTGCCGGACAGATTCCGGCGCGCGGAGTCTTCCGGCGAATCTCCGCACACGCTGCTGAAGTGGGATGCGAAACCGGCATCGAGCAAGGCGGGCAGCCAGGAATTCTTCGGCGGCAACCTCCGGGGAATCACGGAAAAACTCGATCACATCAGGGAACTGGGCGCGAACGCGATCCTGCTTACGCCGATCAACGCGGCGCCGTCCTACCACAGATACGATACGACTGATTATAAATCAATAGACCCGCTGCTCGGAGACTGGAAAGACCTCGAAGAACTGACAGCGGCTGTCCACGCCCGCGGGATGAAGATCATCTTCGATGTCGCCCTGAATCACGTCTCGAAGAAGCATCCGTGGTTCGTCAGGGCAGAAGCGGATGCCCAAGCGCCGGAGCGAGGATACTTCCGGTTCAATGGCGACGGCACGTATCTCTGCTGGTGGGGCCACGCCGGCCTTCCGGAGCTTCAACTCAACGACCGTCGCCTGGTTCAGGAGCTGATCACCGGCGACGACAGCGTTCTCTCCTTCTGGCTTCGCAAGGGGTTCGACGGCGTGCGGCTCGACTGCGCCAACGACCTCAGCCTCCAGACGTGCGCGCTCATCTCGTACACGCTCAAATCGCGTTTTCCCGAGGCGGCGGTCATCGGCGAGGTCGCGAATTATTCGGTCCCGTGGCTGAAAGCGCTCGACGCGACGCAGAGCTATTTTTTCACGAACACCGTCAAGGCCCTGTATCACCGAAGCATCACGCCGGCCCAGTTCCAGCACAATCTTCGCCTCGCATACGGCACGGGCGCGTTTCACCAGTTCCAGATGCTTTCGTCTCACGACATTCCGCGCGCCCACACCGAATTCGCCGCGGACCCGGCGTTTCACCGCGCGGCGCTCAGGCTCCAGTTCACGCTTCCGGGAATTCCCCTGGTGTATTACGGCGAAGAGTTCGGCCTCAAGGGGGGGCGCGACCCCCAGAACCGCGCCACGATCCCCTGGGAGAGGCAGGAAGCCGCCATGGCCGCTCCGTTCACGCAGGAGATGCGCCAGCTTGCCAGGCTTCGAGCCACTTCCCCTGAACTCCAGCGAGGGCTCTGGGAACCGCTCTGTGTCGATGGCGTTCCAGACCTGACCGCGTTTTTCCGCGCCGACCCCGCCGCCCCCGACCGGCTGACCGTCGTTGCGTGGAATCTCGCCTCCGAAGCCCGCACCGTCACCCTGACGATTCCGTGGGGCTGGCTGTTTTCCGAACTGGTGCTCGAGGAGGTATTCACGAAGCGCCGTGCCGTCTCGAACGCCGGCATGGTCCCTTGTCCGCTCGAGCCTCATGAATGCTCGATCTGGCAACTGCGAACGGACGTCAAGCCGAACTATTCCTTTTTCAAACGCTGGAAGCCGTCTTGA
- a CDS encoding FumA C-terminus/TtdB family hydratase beta subunit — protein MPKLIAKDTRMRKLPVPSDAVRSETWGGRERLVVSAEALQTLSAEAFHDVSFYLRSRHLDMLAAILDDPEASENDRYVAAALIRNAVISAEGELPLCQDTGTATIIAKRGGDVIVDGDDAEALTAGVADAYRRSALRYSQIAPLSMFEEVNTRTNLPPQIDIGWASGIEYQFLFMAKGGGSANKTGLFQESKALLNEEKLEAFLREKIEALGVAACPPYRLVAVIGGTSPEFNLKMLKLASAGALDHLPPAGSADGIPFRDRQWEDRVMAIARASGLGAQFGGKWLALEARVIRLARHAGSCPVSVGVSCSADRNILGRISPAGVFLEDLDRNPARLLPKIQRVAGTAPTAVDLTRPMTEIRAQLGTLRVGSLVLLSGPLVVARDIAHARLKRMLDDGEPLPELFMNCPVYYAGPAKTPGGHVIGSFGPTTAQRMDSYVEAFMSRGASLVMLAKGNRSAEVTAACRTHGGFYLGTIGGAAALIAKEHIVSSRVVAFEDLGMEAMFEIVVRDMPAFLLVDDKGSSFYDAVRCR, from the coding sequence ATGCCCAAGCTGATCGCGAAAGACACGCGGATGCGAAAACTCCCGGTGCCGTCAGACGCCGTCCGCAGCGAAACATGGGGAGGTCGCGAACGACTGGTCGTTTCGGCGGAGGCGTTACAGACGCTCTCCGCCGAGGCATTTCACGACGTCTCCTTTTATCTTCGCTCCCGCCACCTGGACATGCTCGCGGCGATTCTCGACGATCCCGAGGCATCCGAGAACGACCGATACGTCGCGGCGGCCCTGATACGGAACGCCGTGATCTCGGCCGAGGGCGAGCTTCCTCTCTGCCAGGACACCGGCACGGCGACGATCATCGCGAAACGGGGCGGCGACGTTATCGTCGACGGCGACGACGCCGAAGCCCTGACGGCGGGCGTCGCGGACGCCTATCGGCGGTCGGCGCTCCGGTATTCCCAGATCGCGCCGTTGTCGATGTTCGAGGAGGTGAACACCCGGACGAACCTTCCGCCGCAGATCGACATCGGATGGGCCTCGGGGATCGAGTATCAGTTCCTATTCATGGCGAAGGGCGGCGGTTCGGCCAACAAGACGGGGCTGTTCCAAGAGTCGAAGGCGCTGCTGAACGAAGAGAAGCTCGAGGCGTTCCTGCGCGAGAAGATCGAAGCCCTGGGCGTGGCCGCGTGCCCACCCTACCGTCTGGTGGCCGTGATCGGCGGCACCTCCCCCGAGTTCAATCTCAAAATGTTGAAACTGGCTTCCGCCGGAGCCCTCGACCATCTTCCCCCGGCGGGATCCGCGGATGGGATCCCCTTCCGCGACCGGCAATGGGAAGACCGCGTCATGGCGATTGCCCGGGCTTCCGGCCTGGGCGCCCAGTTCGGAGGGAAGTGGCTGGCCCTCGAAGCGCGCGTGATCAGGCTCGCCCGGCACGCCGGCTCCTGTCCGGTCTCGGTCGGCGTTTCGTGTAGCGCCGATCGCAACATTCTGGGCCGCATCAGCCCGGCCGGCGTTTTTCTCGAAGATCTCGACCGAAACCCGGCGCGTCTTCTGCCGAAGATCCAGAGAGTCGCGGGTACCGCTCCGACGGCCGTCGATCTCACCCGGCCGATGACCGAGATCCGGGCGCAACTCGGCACCCTGCGGGTCGGCAGTCTCGTCCTGCTGTCGGGACCGCTGGTCGTGGCCCGCGATATCGCTCACGCCCGGCTCAAGCGGATGCTCGACGACGGCGAACCTCTCCCCGAACTTTTCATGAATTGTCCCGTCTATTATGCGGGTCCCGCGAAGACGCCGGGCGGTCATGTCATCGGCAGTTTCGGCCCGACGACGGCCCAGCGCATGGACTCGTACGTCGAGGCGTTCATGTCGCGCGGCGCATCGCTCGTGATGCTCGCGAAGGGCAATCGCTCCGCCGAGGTCACGGCCGCCTGTCGCACGCACGGGGGCTTCTATCTCGGCACGATCGGCGGCGCCGCGGCCCTGATCGCAAAGGAACATATCGTCAGCAGCCGCGTCGTCGCATTCGAGGATCTGGGTATGGAGGCCATGTTCGAGATCGTCGTTCGCGACATGCCCGCCTTCCTGCTCGTCGACGACAAAGGCTCCTCCTTCTACGACGCCGTCCGCTGCCGCTGA
- a CDS encoding alanine-tRNA synthetase second additional domain-containing protein produces MSIPFTFNTHTFETLIYSTYYAPRGRQRLYMLGAELGQRYLFPSDLLVGIIGSEGSGKSTLIRGLFPGLELTNDDEGVNLRPTPIYDFAPDNFFAPHTYHLDIRYELAFHQTFEIAEAIREALAYGRRVVVEHFDLIYDALNLNAHIIFGIGEEVIIARPSVFGPFPAAIKSVVDRTLKFRLMAHSAEDITTSIMERDYNYRRPVLHSDVKHGFVIKFSEKPTVDICELEQKVLEVIASDVPVSQVGENRIRIGRTDLFCTGTRTHVKSTGQIDNFRLVHEYKYNPLSKDWMLIGIVGRREIAGIEELSYFGDESSDPKAPTLPPAPAGPDHNE; encoded by the coding sequence ATGAGCATTCCGTTCACCTTCAACACCCACACGTTCGAGACGCTGATCTATTCGACCTACTATGCGCCTCGCGGCCGCCAGCGGCTCTACATGCTCGGCGCCGAACTGGGCCAGCGGTATCTGTTTCCCTCGGACCTGCTGGTGGGCATCATCGGCTCCGAAGGCTCGGGAAAATCGACGCTGATCCGCGGCCTTTTCCCGGGCCTGGAGCTGACGAACGACGACGAGGGCGTCAACCTGCGTCCCACGCCGATCTACGACTTCGCGCCCGACAACTTCTTCGCGCCCCACACGTACCATCTCGACATCCGGTATGAGCTCGCGTTCCACCAGACCTTCGAGATCGCCGAGGCGATCCGCGAGGCGCTGGCGTATGGCCGCCGCGTCGTGGTCGAGCATTTCGACCTGATCTACGATGCGCTCAACCTGAACGCACATATCATCTTCGGGATCGGCGAAGAGGTGATCATTGCGCGGCCGTCGGTATTCGGGCCGTTTCCGGCGGCGATCAAGTCGGTGGTCGACCGAACCCTCAAGTTCCGCCTCATGGCCCATTCGGCCGAGGACATCACGACCTCGATCATGGAGCGGGACTACAACTACCGGCGTCCGGTCCTGCACTCGGACGTGAAGCACGGCTTCGTCATCAAGTTTTCCGAGAAGCCGACGGTCGATATCTGCGAACTCGAGCAGAAGGTTCTGGAAGTCATCGCAAGCGACGTTCCCGTTTCCCAGGTCGGTGAGAATCGCATCAGAATAGGCAGGACAGACCTGTTCTGCACCGGAACGCGAACGCACGTGAAATCGACCGGGCAGATCGACAATTTCAGACTCGTACACGAGTACAAATATAATCCTCTGAGCAAGGACTGGATGTTGATCGGCATCGTCGGCCGCCGCGAGATTGCGGGCATCGAGGAATTGAGCTATTTCGGCGACGAGTCCTCCGACCCGAAGGCCCCCACCCTCCCCCCCGCCCCGGCGGGCCCCGACCACAACGAGTAG
- a CDS encoding DUF4387 domain-containing protein has product MSKTTKKRLQAAGTAKRYRITDVARVIRSKNSGPYELTLDIIFRSRDEYDMCKAKAVVNPALISKLYKIPESDILCIIWFEPAHAVKITIKRWIASGDPGETDIYGAQQHAPLLGIEFDA; this is encoded by the coding sequence ATGAGCAAGACGACGAAAAAGCGGCTGCAGGCCGCCGGCACGGCGAAGAGGTATCGCATCACCGACGTCGCCCGGGTCATCCGGTCGAAGAACTCGGGTCCCTACGAACTGACCCTCGACATCATCTTCCGCTCCCGCGACGAATACGACATGTGCAAGGCGAAGGCCGTCGTGAACCCTGCGCTGATCTCAAAGCTGTACAAGATTCCCGAGTCGGACATCCTCTGCATCATCTGGTTCGAGCCGGCGCATGCGGTGAAGATCACGATCAAGCGCTGGATCGCCTCAGGCGATCCGGGCGAGACCGACATCTACGGGGCGCAGCAGCACGCGCCCCTGCTGGGGATCGAATTCGACGCATGA
- a CDS encoding acyclic terpene utilization AtuA family protein: protein MSREFRVLSPTAILGYGFPEASFKRGMARKPHLIGVDAGSTDPGPYYLGAGKSFTNRAFVKRDLTYMITAGVAENIPVVIGSAGGSGAKPHLDWCHEIIREIAQENGLTFRLAVIPADIEKKTVLEALSQGRVKPLSFVPEATAKDVEESVHIVAQMGCEPIVKALEMGAQVVLAGRCYDPACFAAVPITQGFDKGLAMHMGKILECGAIAATPGSGADCVLGTLTDDSFILEPLSDKRVFTPMSAAAHTLYEKSDPYHLPGPGGAIDLTATSFTELPGGRVEVKGSRYEKTKGYFLKLEGVRKIGYRTVSIAGTRDPIMISKIDEILPQVEAQVRSMMKNPSPNDRLLFHVYGKNGVMGAMEPLADAVSHELCIIIEALCATQEAADTLCSVTRSTLLHYGYEGRIATAGNLAFPFSPSDVPMGAAYTFSLYHLIEVDDPCMFPIYIESYMNGEVRQ, encoded by the coding sequence ATGAGCAGGGAATTCAGGGTGTTGTCGCCCACGGCGATTCTGGGCTACGGGTTTCCCGAAGCCTCGTTCAAACGGGGAATGGCGCGCAAACCGCATCTGATCGGAGTCGACGCCGGCTCGACCGATCCCGGCCCCTACTATCTGGGTGCGGGCAAGTCTTTCACCAATCGCGCGTTCGTGAAGCGCGACCTGACGTACATGATCACGGCGGGCGTCGCCGAGAACATCCCGGTCGTGATCGGATCGGCAGGCGGATCGGGCGCGAAGCCGCACCTCGACTGGTGCCACGAGATCATCCGCGAGATCGCGCAGGAGAACGGCCTTACCTTCAGGCTGGCCGTCATCCCGGCTGACATCGAGAAGAAGACGGTCCTCGAAGCCCTGTCGCAGGGCCGCGTCAAGCCGCTCTCGTTCGTTCCCGAGGCAACCGCGAAGGACGTCGAGGAGTCGGTGCACATCGTCGCGCAGATGGGCTGCGAGCCGATCGTCAAGGCCCTCGAGATGGGCGCCCAGGTCGTCCTGGCCGGCCGCTGCTACGATCCGGCCTGTTTCGCCGCCGTGCCGATCACACAGGGATTCGACAAGGGCCTGGCGATGCACATGGGGAAGATTCTCGAATGCGGGGCGATCGCCGCTACGCCGGGTTCGGGCGCCGACTGCGTGCTCGGCACGCTGACCGACGACTCGTTCATCCTCGAACCGCTCAGCGACAAGCGGGTCTTCACGCCGATGTCCGCCGCCGCCCACACCCTTTACGAAAAGTCGGATCCGTATCATCTTCCCGGCCCGGGCGGCGCCATCGATCTGACCGCCACCTCGTTCACCGAACTGCCGGGCGGCCGCGTCGAGGTGAAGGGCAGCCGCTACGAGAAGACGAAAGGCTATTTTCTGAAACTGGAGGGCGTCCGGAAGATCGGCTACCGCACCGTCAGCATCGCCGGAACCCGCGACCCGATCATGATCTCGAAGATCGACGAGATTCTGCCGCAGGTCGAGGCCCAGGTGCGGAGCATGATGAAAAACCCGTCTCCGAACGACCGGCTTCTGTTCCACGTCTACGGCAAGAACGGCGTCATGGGCGCGATGGAGCCGCTCGCGGACGCCGTTTCCCACGAACTGTGCATCATCATCGAGGCGCTGTGCGCTACCCAGGAGGCGGCCGACACGCTGTGTTCGGTGACCCGCTCGACGCTGCTCCATTACGGATACGAAGGGCGCATCGCGACGGCGGGCAATCTCGCTTTCCCCTTCTCCCCATCCGACGTTCCGATGGGCGCGGCCTACACTTTCTCGCTGTATCACCTGATCGAGGTCGACGATCCGTGCATGTTCCCGATCTATATCGAATCATATATGAACGGCGAGGTGCGACAATGA